In Cheilinus undulatus linkage group 3, ASM1832078v1, whole genome shotgun sequence, the genomic window CCACAGCTATCATCTGTAAATTGTGTGTGAAAGAGGGATCATGATATGTAGAGTAAGTGAAAGAGTAATCAAAAGACTAGAACTAAAAGTGCAGTCTGTCATTTTGACGGCTGCATCGTCATtgtcttctgtgtttttagacTTGCATACATaaactaatacatttttttgtttcacctTTTCCTCAGAACTGGATGAGAAACAGCCTTAAAATAGCCAACACCAGTCTTCATGATGAAGTGTGGGAAATCCTTGCTGAAGCCGACAAAGTAAATCACtcctcattattattatttttttttttatgtttgtttgactCTGAAGGTAACTCCTACTGTGCTTGTAAAGAGTACATTATTAGAAAGTTATTTTGGTTAGCTTGGTTATAATTACATGAAATACAATTTACAGGCTTTCTGTTTCTCAGGGGTACAAAAGAATGCTGGAAGAATAACTTTACATGAATGGTGTCACCTCTTAACAGCCATCTTACACAGCCATATTTGAGCTGTATCAGAAAAGACCACATAACAGttgagtgttctttttttaaagtccacTGTTGTAATATAGAATCTGATCGAATATTTTGTTTCCATCGAGAGGTCTGATTCAGTTTGATGTTGTGttatatttaatcagaaaaatgtacaaaatgaagaaataaggATTTTTTGTAGCCTATTCTTAAAAATGggtcttgaatgattgcatgatatgctatgcataacatctctgctgctgtaaaaaaagtttcaaaccagtattttgactcaaatttcaggttaaagaaatactgcaacttcagcgatttgaaaattgcagcaggccatattgcgatttaatataattttcaattaattgccaaGCCCTTATTTCCATGATAAAAacttggaaagggtcccaaataaGTGACCATTACATCCCACCCAAAAAGGGTGGAGCTACGCACTGACATCACTGCTTAGCCAGGCAGcaaaaacacagctgtctgctcTATGAGGAGTTGgtgaaaatgagaggaaaacagACCAATATCTACTTTAATTAGGATGCTTGAACTTGACCGAGAATGTTCGTCTCCTAAAGACACAGTGGACCGTAGACATTGATATATGGTTGTAACTCTGGTTTCCTTACATTATATGGACCTGATTTCAAGTACataaagcagagcctgaaggcacacATCAGCCTAATTCATCaatgatggatgtgaaactgaattaatgtcaaagttttgTAATTACAAAGCTTCAGATCAGTTGTTTCTCCATATTTCAGTGATTCATTCAATTTGAAGTTTTGGTAATCTGTGAAAAGATTGCTCTGTTGTTAAATCTGTTTGCAAAAATGCAGGTTGTATTTTCAAACAGGACCATTACCCTGGTTTTCTTACTTAATCTAGTTCAGTCTTAACACGTGtggaacatttattttactgctAATGTGAGAAATACACACAGTACAAAACTAAACTTTTATATTTAGTTGTATGAACTGTTTAAGCGTCAGATACATTCCCTTCATAAACCGTTCACAGAAATCACTTCAATATTCAACCAAATTAGTGTCAAGTGCCTTTCACCTTAGAAATAATATCATGGTTGATTTGCTCTAATTTaggtttttaattttcctttgagataagaggaggaagagcagagTGGGGTGTAGTTCATCACCTCCAACTGAATACTTGTTGTAGCTTCTGTAATAGCCCAATTTTTTATGTAaacatattccatcagctgaggttCTGTACTGGCCGCGATGAACAACATGAAGATGTAGTTATTTAAATGATCTGTGTTTAGAGCATATGATATGTCTGGTTTGTACTTGTGATTTATTGTAATGAAATGGAAGAAAACACGACAGCCATTGTTTTCTTTAGggcattttctttgatttgtcTTTTCAAATACTTTTTCTTCCCCATATTTAAAGTTTCCCAACTGACTTTCATTACTCATCTATAATCCCACAGCCTCCCGAAGCCCCACTGAAGAAAGCAGCAGCTCAACCAACAGTGGCTGAAGTCAAAGCAGATACTAATGGAAATGAATATCAGAATGGTGATTCTGATGTAAAAAAGAAACTCAATAAACGAGAGCGTAAAGAGGCTCGTCAGCAGAAGAACAAGAAAGCTTCTAAAATGTCGGCTGCACAGGAGCTGGAAGAAGAGCAGGcaggcaaaaagaagaaaaaggacaGGAAGAGAAAGCACACCtctgatgatgaagaggagcagAATGGGCATGCAGCTGAAGTTGAGACATATAGCAAGAAATCAAAGACAAGTAAGCCATTTTCCTAAGGTCTGCTCTTAATATGCATCCCGATTCTCTAagagtgtttgtgtctgtagctCAAGCGCATTCATGGCCACTTCGTGTTGAAAAGTAAACACTGAGCTATAAAACAATGGTCACCCCTCAGGCTTCTGTATAACCAATTATTGAACTCCTCTGTTTATTACTCTAATAATTGGTTTTACATTCCTTTTTCAGGAGACTCAGCAGAAGAGGACAATGCAGCGCAGATATCCGAGGAGGCTGACGATCAACAGGTCCCCAAAGGTAAGATGGTTTAACTGAGAGACTTGACTAGGCAGCTTTTCACAGACTAAACTGAGATGTAAAAGAATTAAACCACCAGGGGTCAGTGTTGTGCTGTATCTATAATTTAAGCACCATCAGTTAATCCAGCCACATTTAATTTATCTTATTAATTTACAGGCAAATTTAACTGGAAGGGAAATATCAAGACTGTGCTGAGAGGCTCACCAGACCAAGAACTGGCACTCAAGAAACTTAAGAAAAAGGTGAGTAATGGCTTGTTTTAATTAACCTGCATCAATCTGGttgatattttatttgtttgtaaagTGCCTAATTTTACCATTAGgccctgcatgtttttttctgtaaacattttatttttaaatatctttttctAATAGGATATTAATTGTTTCTTGCAGGTTTTGGCAGCCTACTACTCACACACTGGTGAACAAAATTATAAAACAGAGTCAGAGGTACTAGCCATTTTCAACAAGAAGATCagcaaaaatcccaaatttaGAGTTCTGAAAGACAAAGTGAGGCTTGTAAAGTAGTTTCACTATTCTTTGgcatgaaatgtattttgttcatagactttttaaataaaaaaactccaTCCTTCCCTGGGTGTTCTTATGCACATGATTTAATCTTAAAGATTAAACAGTTTTCTAACTGAATGATATGTCCTGGCGTTTTTCACTATGCTTATGGATGAAATTGCCGTAGCCTGAGGAAACATTCAACTTGAAGAAAATTCACAGTACCCATAGATTTTAACTAGTGAATCTTTTCAAAGTCATACATTTTGGTGATCTTGAGGCCTTAACATGCTTACGTACATTTTGTAAAGTCTTATATCTAAATGACAGATGCCTtatttaaatcagaaaaaaggaatATTGTTACAATATGTATAGCAAATGATATGTTTTATActattattcaatttttttcatagtttctttgtttttcatacCTTTTCCAGTATTTTGAtaacattttcctgaaattaaCTATCAACTGGTATATCAAAAAATTCTTAAGATTGCTATGTTGAACTATGAGAAATTTGGGGCTACACTGAAAATTACCTAAgaatctgtgttttttaatgtataagATGACACATTGTGACAGACGGCTGCTCTCCACATTCCAACCCCACAGTAAGGCTGGGAAATGGCACCTTATCTGTGGGATTGGATGTTGGAGTGGG contains:
- the lyar gene encoding cell growth-regulating nucleolar protein encodes the protein MVFFTCNGCGESLKKAQVDKHVNICRGCQVLSCIDCGKDFWGDDYKNHVKCISEDQKYGGKGFEAKANKGDVKQQQWIQRVHEAMNKPGISAKLKDVLRQVSTYDNVPRKKAKFQNWMRNSLKIANTSLHDEVWEILAEADKPPEAPLKKAAAQPTVAEVKADTNGNEYQNGDSDVKKKLNKRERKEARQQKNKKASKMSAAQELEEEQAGKKKKKDRKRKHTSDDEEEQNGHAAEVETYSKKSKTRDSAEEDNAAQISEEADDQQVPKGKFNWKGNIKTVLRGSPDQELALKKLKKKVLAAYYSHTGEQNYKTESEVLAIFNKKISKNPKFRVLKDKVRLVK